Proteins from a genomic interval of Capsicum annuum cultivar UCD-10X-F1 chromosome 4, UCD10Xv1.1, whole genome shotgun sequence:
- the LOC107866882 gene encoding 5'-3' exoribonuclease 3 isoform X2, whose protein sequence is MNQQRSRRFRSAKDAADAAAEEEKLREEFEREGRKLPPKQESQVFDSNVITPGTQFMATLSIALQYYVHLRLNHDPGWKNVKVILSDANVPGEGEHKIMSYLRLQRNLPGYDPNTRHCLYGLDADLIMLALATHEVHFSILREVVFTPGQQDKCFLCGQMGHLAADCEGKAKRKAGEFDEKGNAEIVAKKPFQFLHIWTLREYLEFDMRIPNPPFEIDLERIIDDFIFMCFFVGNDFLPHMPTLEIREGAINLLLAVYKKEFKSMEGYLTDGSQPNLSRVEHFIQAVGSYEDKIFQKRARLHQRQSERIKREKAQSKRGDDAAPQAEPESLVPVARFSGSRLASGPSPSPYQRGGDARRDQLRHGTSSLSVLDIQSEHSGTVDDKGSNFHTKKAARLSSGATIGAAIVEAENCLETEVLENKEELKTKLNKLIREKNDVFNSENPEEDKIKLGVPGWKERYYTEKFPAKTPEEMEEVRKDIVLKYTEGLCWVMHYYYEGVCSWQWFYPYHYAPFASDLKDLGELNITFELGSPFKPFNQLLGVFPAASSHALPEQYRRLMTDPNSPIIDFYPSDFEVDMNGKRFSWQGIAKLPFIDESRLLAEVAKVEHTLTEEEARRNSVMNDMLFVSLSHPLSPYIFSLDDRCKQLTDNERVEVKERLDPKASGGMNGYISLCMGDPCPPIFRAPIDGMEDIMDNQVICAIYRLPDAHKHITRPPQGVIFPKKLVTFGDIKPDPVLWHEDSGRKPWENGRNQQPVGNSGRHLGEAAHRLVSNSLQMRSGHGDNRHAQPASYPAGYGPFPSSNRYNGQGHVRASFGYSSRDDTAAPYHYDSSYNRAYIPAAVDPYSRPPPLYERGGQPAPPNRDYHRHGHHASGTHQNVGYGYSSHANRPQHLSRSPVPPIDHFHQQSGYSNYPSYHQPYEPGSYNPRGGGWTPQVNQNVARGYGNPRPSSNHFSALGRGRDRRPPSSGYHH, encoded by the exons GTTATACTTTCTGATGCAAATGTTCCTGGTGAAGGGGAGCATAAAATTATGTCATACCTTCGACTCCAAAGAAATCTTCCTGGTTATGACCCAAATACGCGCCATTGTCTTTATGGTTTG GATGCAGATCTAATCATGTTGGCGTTGGCTACTCATGAAGTTCACTTCTCTATACTCAGAGAG GTTGTATTTACTCCAGGTCAGCAGGATAAGTGTTTCCTTTGTGGTCAAATGGGTCACTTAGCCGCAGATTGTGAAGGAAAGGCGAAACGAAAAGCAGGGGAATTTGATGAGAAAGGCAATGCTGAGATTGTGGCAAAAAAACCTTTCCAG TTCCTCCACATATGGACTCTGCGGGAGTATTTAGAATTTGATATGAGAATCCCAAATCCTCCCTTTGAGATTGATCTCGAGCGGATCATTGACGACTTCATATTTATGTGTTTCTTTGTTGGAAATGATTTTCTCCCACACATGCCTACTCTTGAGATTCGTGAG GGTGCAATAAACTTGTTGCTGGCTGTCTATAAGAAGGAGTTTAAATCCATGGAAGggtatttaactgatggtagccAG CCAAATCTTAGCAGGGTAGAACATTTTATTCAGGCTGTGGGATCATATGAAGATAAGATATTTCAGAAAAGAGCTCGGTTACATCAG aGACAATCTGAGAGAATTAAGCGTGAAAAAGCCCAGTCAAAAAGAGGAGATGACGCTGCTCCTCAAGCAGAACCTGAATCTTTGGTTCCAGTTGCTCGTTTCAGTGGTTCTCGGCTTGCTTCAGGTCCTTCGCCTTCTCCCTATCAACGAGGGGGAGATGCAAGACGTGACCAACTTCGGCATGGCACATCAAGTCTTTCCGTCCTTGACATTCAGAGCGAGCACTCTGGGACTGTTGATGATAAAGGATCTAATTTTCACACCAAAAAAGCTGCACGTTTGAGTTCTGGAGCCACAATAGGAGCTGCAATTGTTGAAGCTGAGAATTGCCTTGAAACTGAA GTattagaaaacaaagaagaacTGAAAACAAAGCTAAACAAGTTGATCCGTGAGAAAAATGATGTTTTTAATTCAGAGAATCCCGAGGAAGACAAG ATCAAATTGGGAGTGCCAGGATGGAAAGAAAGGTATTATACGGAAAAATTTCCGGCAAAGACACCTGAGGAGATGGAAGAAGTACGAAAGGACATT GTATTGAAATACACAGAAGGGCTGTGCTGGGTTATGCACTATTATTATGAAGGTGTTTGTTCCTGGCAGTG gttttatccttatcattatgcTCCATTTGCTTCTGACCTCAAGGACCTTGGGGAGTTGAATATCACCTTTGAACTAGGTTCTCCATTCAAACCATTCAATCAGCTGTTGGGGGTTTTTCCCGCTGCCAG TTCACACGCTCTTCCTGAACAGTATAGGCGATTGATGACGGACCCAAACTCACCCATTATCGACTTCTATCCTTCTg ACTTTGAGGTGGACATGAATGGGAAGCGCTTTTCATGGCAG GGTATTGCCAAACTGCCTTTCATTGATGAATCCCGGCTCCTTGCAGAGGTTGCAAAAGTTGAACATACCTTGACG GAGGAAGAAGCACGAAGAAATAGCGTGATGAATGATATGCTTTTTGTGTCATTATCTCACCCTTTGTCTCCATACATTTTTTCTCTTGATGATCGTTGTAAGCAGCTGACAGACAACGAACGTGTTGAAGTGAAGGAGCGGTTGGACCCAAAAGCAAG TGGTGGCATGAATGGCTACATATCCCTTTGCATGGGAGATCCTTGTCCTCCAATTTTTAGAGCTCCTATTGATGGGATGGAAGACATTATGGACAACCAAGTCAT ATGTGCAATATACAGACTCCCAGACGCTCATAAGCATATCACGCGACCACCTCAAGGGGTTATTTTCCCAAAGAAG TTGGTCACGTTCGGTGATATAAAACCTGATCCGGTGTTGTGGCATGAGGATTCTGGGAGGAAACCTTGGGAAAATGGAAG GAACCAGCAACCTGTCGGAAACTCTGGTCGTCACCTTGGAGAGGCAGCACACAGGCTAGTTTCTAATAGTTTGCAGATGAGGAGTGGTCATGGAGATAATAGACATGCTCAACCAGCATCATATCCTGCTGGATATGGTCCATTTCCTTCCTCTAACAGATACAATGGTCAGGGACATGTGCGTGCTAGTTTTGGCTATTCTTCTCGAGATGACACAGCTGCGCCTTATCACTATGATTCTAGTTACAACCGGGCTTATATCCCAGCTGCTGTTGATCCTTATAGTAGACCGCCACCTCTGTATGAGAGGGGTGGCCAACCTGCCCCTCCTAACAGGGATTATCATAGACATGGACATCATGCCTCTGGGACGCATCAAAATGTTGGATATGGTTATTCGTCTCATGCTAATCGTCCGCAGCATCTTAGTCGATCACCAGTACCACCAATCGATCATTTTCACCAGCAAAGTGGATACAGTAATTACCCCAGTTATCATCAACCTTATGAGCCAGGAAGCTATAATCCCCGGGGTGGTGGATGGACCCCTCAAGTGAACCAAAATGTTGCTCGAGGTTATGGCAATCCACGTCCCTCCAGTAATCACTTCTCGGCTTTAGGAAGAGGAAGAGATAGACGGCCACCATCTTCAGGCTACCACCATTAG
- the LOC107869391 gene encoding uncharacterized protein LOC107869391, whose amino-acid sequence MKGWNIIRQLKNDVRELNKTKLWIYSSSGGFGGTAGAIIYSYTDWLGKRRDSNRRFNHVSVKTRLMLKYCEKIHHEIDANSSKSITGSTVAIPEIMTKTNPEKPSSVAGPEIVSKANPEKPSTAASPESSSGPSTSV is encoded by the exons ATGAAGGGATGGAATATAATCCGTCAACTAAAAAATGACGTACGCGAGTTGAATAAAACAAAGCTTTGGATATATTCCTCTAGTGGTGGATTCGGAGGAACAGCGGGTGCCATCATCTACAGTTACACTGATTGGTTGGGTAAACGGAGGGACAGTAATAGGCGCTTCAACCATGTCTCAGTAAAGACTCGCCTGAT GCTAAAGTATTGTGAGAAAATTCACCATGAGATCGACGCCAATTCCTCCAAGAGCATCACCGGATCGACTGTTGCTATACCCGAGATCATGACTAAAACAAACCCCGAGAAGCCGAGCTCTGTTGCTGGACCCGAGATCGTCTCCAAAGCCAACCCCGAGAAGCCGAGCACTGCTGCTAGCCCCGAGAGCAGCAGTGGGCCGAGCACTAGCGTTTAG